In Deinococcus reticulitermitis, a single window of DNA contains:
- a CDS encoding ATP-binding protein has protein sequence MTLTPHELETYLSALVRQNLKIATMIWGPPGVGKSSVVAQLARQHDLDFVDVRLSQLAPTDLRGLPVPEQDGQGGGVSRWYPPEFLPRHGAGILFLDEVNMAPPTMQGMAQQLILDRKVGSYVLPDGWFVWAAGNRKEDRASVFDMPAPLANRFLHLTVRPDFDSWRSYALARGLHEHVIAFLTFRPELLWRLDPQQPAWPSPRAWEMAAQLHRAGLDAAPAIGEAAGAEFAAFVRLFEQLPDLATVLSGQGAGLRLPEEPSVRYAAVVGLAARARDAEEAYQAFSWLAVSAGPEWLQLYVATLVSKFQALGQLGDLAGLLGRDPRLAELVQGALSLAEG, from the coding sequence ATGACCCTGACTCCCCATGAACTCGAAACCTACCTCTCGGCGCTCGTGCGTCAGAACCTCAAGATCGCCACGATGATCTGGGGGCCGCCCGGCGTCGGCAAAAGCAGCGTGGTGGCGCAGCTCGCACGTCAGCACGACCTCGACTTCGTGGACGTGCGGCTCTCGCAGCTTGCGCCGACCGACCTGCGCGGCCTGCCGGTGCCCGAGCAAGATGGGCAGGGGGGCGGGGTCAGCCGCTGGTATCCGCCCGAGTTCCTGCCCCGGCACGGTGCGGGCATCCTGTTCCTCGACGAGGTGAACATGGCGCCGCCCACGATGCAGGGCATGGCGCAGCAACTGATCCTCGACCGCAAGGTGGGCAGCTACGTGCTTCCGGACGGCTGGTTCGTGTGGGCGGCGGGCAACCGCAAGGAGGACCGCGCGTCGGTGTTCGACATGCCCGCGCCGCTCGCCAACCGCTTTCTTCATCTCACGGTGCGGCCCGACTTCGACTCGTGGCGCAGCTACGCGCTCGCGCGCGGGCTGCACGAGCACGTGATCGCCTTTCTGACTTTCCGCCCGGAGCTGCTCTGGCGCCTCGACCCGCAGCAGCCCGCGTGGCCGAGCCCGCGCGCCTGGGAAATGGCGGCGCAGCTTCACCGCGCGGGCTTGGATGCCGCGCCCGCCATCGGGGAGGCGGCGGGGGCCGAGTTCGCGGCCTTCGTGCGGCTGTTCGAGCAGCTGCCCGACCTCGCCACCGTGCTGAGCGGCCAGGGCGCCGGCTTACGGCTCCCTGAGGAACCGAGCGTGCGCTACGCGGCGGTGGTGGGGCTCGCCGCCCGCGCGCGGGATGCCGAGGAGGCGTATCAGGCGTTTTCCTGGCTGGCCGTCTCGGCGGGGCCGGAGTGGCTGCAACTCTACGTCGCCACGCTCGTGAGCAAGTTCCAGGCGCTCGGGCAACTCGGGGACCTCGCAGGGCTGCTCGGGCGCGACCCCCGGCTCGCCGAACTCGTGCAGGGCGCCCTGAGCCTCGCCGAGGGCTGA
- a CDS encoding PhzF family phenazine biosynthesis protein — translation MTSPALYRVLAPRGAEEGGKRVAVFADADGDLQARAASAGAPLSVFVDGANASAERSGLRLRVLTPERERNGSDSASLAALAWLQEQGRVGDVAEVQTGQDCVPAQLCGGEWLLLQGAPSVRETGAAVLSQVRADLGLPQADVAHLAQTQRPNLVLALPDLAALDAFVPDADQISALGQATGSTGLILYALDAPAEGPQRRADVSFRTFGPLRGFLEDAASSQMAACLVAVLGARGRWPAGAQALRAAQRFPGQPALLTAQFSAPGEAVWVGGRAERLT, via the coding sequence GTGACCTCCCCAGCGCTCTACCGCGTGCTGGCCCCGCGCGGGGCGGAGGAAGGCGGCAAGCGGGTCGCCGTCTTCGCCGACGCGGATGGAGACTTGCAAGCACGGGCGGCCTCTGCCGGGGCGCCGCTGAGCGTCTTCGTGGACGGGGCGAACGCCTCGGCTGAACGCAGCGGCCTCCGCCTACGCGTCTTGACCCCGGAGCGCGAGCGGAACGGCAGCGACTCGGCGAGCCTCGCGGCGCTCGCCTGGTTGCAGGAGCAGGGCCGGGTTGGCGACGTGGCCGAGGTGCAGACCGGCCAAGATTGCGTCCCCGCGCAGCTGTGCGGCGGTGAGTGGCTGCTGCTGCAAGGGGCGCCGAGCGTCCGGGAGACCGGCGCGGCCGTTTTGTCTCAAGTTCGCGCGGATCTCGGGTTGCCGCAGGCAGATGTCGCGCACCTCGCCCAGACGCAGCGGCCCAACCTCGTCCTGGCGCTGCCCGATCTGGCGGCGCTCGACGCCTTTGTTCCCGACGCCGACCAGATTTCGGCGCTCGGTCAGGCGACGGGGAGTACGGGCCTGATTCTCTATGCGCTTGATGCTCCTGCCGAAGGTCCGCAGCGCCGCGCTGACGTCAGTTTCCGGACGTTCGGACCGCTCCGGGGGTTTCTCGAGGACGCAGCGAGCAGCCAGATGGCCGCCTGCCTCGTTGCGGTGCTCGGCGCGCGGGGGCGCTGGCCGGCTGGGGCCCAGGCTCTGCGGGCGGCGCAGCGCTTTCCCGGTCAGCCGGCGCTGCTGACCGCGCAGTTTTCCGCCCCCGGCGAAGCGGTCTGGGTCGGGGGCCGGGCGGAGCGCCTCACCTGA
- a CDS encoding OsmC family protein translates to MATNKKTLQVTWLGEQRYLGVSESGHQLLIDNSPVKVGVSPMEALLGALATCTAYDVVEIMKKRRTPLSSYRIEVEGLRAETDPKRYTHITVRHIAAGAGVSAEALEKAAHLSHEKYCSVAASISSEITVETQLESPTDSSASPAGAPSA, encoded by the coding sequence ATGGCCACCAACAAGAAGACCCTGCAGGTCACCTGGCTCGGCGAGCAGCGCTACCTCGGCGTCAGCGAGAGCGGGCATCAGCTCCTGATCGACAACAGCCCGGTCAAGGTGGGCGTCTCACCGATGGAAGCGCTGCTGGGGGCCCTCGCCACCTGCACCGCCTACGACGTTGTCGAGATCATGAAAAAGCGCCGCACGCCGCTGTCGAGCTACCGCATCGAGGTCGAGGGCCTGCGCGCCGAGACCGACCCCAAGCGCTACACCCACATCACCGTGCGCCACATCGCTGCCGGCGCGGGCGTGAGCGCCGAGGCCCTGGAGAAGGCCGCGCACCTCAGCCACGAGAAGTACTGCTCGGTGGCGGCTTCGATCAGCAGTGAGATCACGGTGGAAACGCAGCTCGAGTCTCCCACCGATTCTTCCGCTTCCCCTGCCGGGGCCCCCAGCGCGTGA
- a CDS encoding hybrid sensor histidine kinase/response regulator, giving the protein MHLEDSELDHELVALALEGELPWPMEIERVEDEANFLRALRERTPHLVLSDYALPDYDGLSAFQAAHRLMPHLPFIIVTGAMGEEVAVDTLRQGVTDYILKQRLERLAPAVGRAIAEADARLSRERAEREVRELNARLQARLEEVERLRGVAERQSQRLEVQARQLEEALNLQKTFLAETSHELRTPLTALLGYLRRAEREVGGAQVLQDAQRVAENMTRLVNDLLQLSRGELVQNIERHFINLGNVLRQVGRDYGVRAEVPDCEVIGDPGRLGQVFMNLVTNAVRVSGGADKVHIEMHTRPGEVEVRVVDHGPGVPDHIKPRIFDKFFRGKEAGSAGLGLTIAQQVVTAHGGSIDVLDTPGGGATFRVRLPLPDDEDDEDFV; this is encoded by the coding sequence CTGCACCTCGAAGACAGCGAACTCGACCATGAACTCGTGGCGCTGGCGCTGGAGGGCGAGCTGCCCTGGCCGATGGAGATCGAGCGGGTCGAGGACGAGGCCAACTTTCTGCGGGCGCTGCGCGAGCGCACGCCTCACCTGGTGCTGAGCGACTACGCCCTGCCCGACTATGACGGCCTGAGCGCTTTTCAGGCCGCGCACCGCCTGATGCCGCACCTGCCGTTCATCATCGTGACCGGCGCGATGGGCGAGGAAGTGGCCGTGGACACGCTGCGTCAGGGCGTGACCGACTACATCCTCAAGCAGCGCCTGGAGCGCCTCGCGCCCGCCGTGGGCCGCGCCATTGCCGAGGCCGACGCCCGGCTCTCGCGTGAGCGCGCCGAGCGCGAGGTGCGTGAGCTCAACGCCCGCCTTCAGGCGCGGCTCGAGGAGGTCGAGCGTCTGCGGGGCGTCGCCGAGCGGCAGTCGCAGCGCCTGGAAGTGCAGGCGCGGCAGCTCGAGGAGGCGCTGAACCTGCAAAAGACCTTTCTGGCCGAGACCAGCCACGAACTGCGCACGCCGCTGACCGCGCTGCTCGGTTACCTGCGCCGCGCCGAACGCGAGGTGGGCGGCGCACAGGTGCTTCAGGACGCGCAGCGCGTCGCGGAGAACATGACCCGGCTCGTCAACGACCTCTTGCAGCTCTCGCGCGGCGAACTCGTGCAGAACATCGAGCGCCACTTCATCAACCTCGGCAACGTGCTGCGCCAGGTCGGGCGCGACTACGGCGTGCGGGCCGAGGTGCCCGACTGCGAGGTCATCGGTGACCCCGGGCGGCTCGGGCAGGTGTTCATGAACCTCGTGACCAACGCGGTGCGTGTCAGTGGCGGGGCCGACAAGGTCCACATCGAAATGCACACCCGCCCCGGCGAGGTCGAGGTGCGCGTGGTCGACCACGGTCCCGGGGTGCCAGACCACATCAAGCCCAGGATCTTCGACAAGTTCTTTCGCGGCAAGGAGGCGGGGTCGGCGGGGCTCGGGCTGACCATCGCCCAGCAGGTGGTGACCGCGCACGGTGGCAGCATCGACGTGCTCGATACGCCGGGCGGCGGCGCGACCTTCCGCGTCCGGCTGCCCCTTCCTGACGATGAGGACGACGAGGACTTCGTCTGA